In Janibacter cremeus, a genomic segment contains:
- a CDS encoding demethylmenaquinone methyltransferase — MSRATLQKDPKAVAAMFDDTAAKYDLMNDVMSLGQTRLWRRAVLQSLEPKPGERILDIAAGTGTSSVPLRKAGADVVSADFSLGMLHQGQRQYPDLDFSAADATRLPFADDAFDTVTMSFGFRNVVDSAAALGEFLRVTRPGGQLLICEFSQPVNQLFRTVYSEYLMAAFPPVARTLSSNPDSYVYLAESIQAWPAQRELATTIGAAGWSDVQWRNLTGGIVALHRAVKP; from the coding sequence ATGAGTCGCGCCACCCTCCAGAAGGACCCCAAGGCCGTCGCTGCGATGTTCGACGACACCGCAGCGAAGTACGACCTGATGAACGACGTGATGTCGCTGGGCCAGACCCGCCTGTGGCGCCGGGCCGTCCTGCAGTCGCTCGAGCCGAAACCCGGCGAGCGCATCCTCGACATCGCCGCGGGCACCGGGACCTCTTCGGTGCCGCTGCGCAAGGCGGGCGCCGACGTCGTCTCGGCGGACTTCTCGCTCGGGATGCTCCACCAGGGTCAGCGCCAGTACCCCGACCTGGACTTCTCCGCGGCGGACGCGACGCGGTTGCCCTTCGCCGATGACGCCTTCGACACGGTGACCATGTCCTTCGGCTTCCGCAACGTCGTCGACAGCGCCGCGGCGCTCGGTGAGTTCCTCCGCGTGACCAGGCCGGGTGGCCAGCTGCTCATCTGCGAGTTCAGCCAGCCGGTCAACCAGCTCTTCCGCACGGTCTACTCGGAGTACCTGATGGCGGCCTTCCCGCCAGTGGCCCGCACGCTCAGCTCCAACCCCGATTCCTACGTCTACCTCGCCGAGTCGATCCAGGCCTGGCCCGCCCAGCGCGAGCTCGCCACCACGATCGGCGCGGCCGGGTGGAGCGATGTGCAGTGGCGCAACCTGACCGGCGGCATCGTCGCGCTGCACCGAGCGGTGAAGCCCTGA
- a CDS encoding isochorismate synthase → MTSPSPDDVPGPLGLSRPALVVRTISVPAAQVDDLLGLLPPPADAGDIVSWVRKGEGLVGWGTVTTFRSRGSDRFARAQEWWRTITAEAIVRDDVDEPGTGPIAFGSMAYSADSQTESVLVVPEVVVGRRGGLAWVTTTTTEAVPAADEPLEPQPAPADPGVVTFADRDLTKQRWADAVEEAVARINGGDLDKVVLARSVQATAEERIDPRWLLTRLTQDYDTTWVFAVDGLVGATPEMLVRLERGLVTSRVLAGTIQRTGDDSHDLALAGSLARSSKDLEEHEYAVRSVADALTDHTSSINVPDSPFVLHLNNVMHLATDVAGVVDDSSTSLALAASLHPSAAVCGTPTTHADRVIAELEQMDRGRYAGPVGWMDASGDGEWGIALRCGSYDAPNSLRLYAGCGIVAGSRAQDEVAESVAKLLPMRTALGG, encoded by the coding sequence ATGACATCTCCATCACCCGACGACGTCCCGGGGCCGCTGGGCCTCTCCCGACCCGCCCTGGTCGTACGCACCATCTCCGTCCCCGCGGCGCAGGTCGACGACCTGCTGGGGCTGCTACCACCACCGGCTGACGCGGGCGACATCGTCTCGTGGGTGCGCAAGGGCGAAGGCCTGGTCGGGTGGGGCACCGTGACCACCTTCCGCTCTCGCGGGTCGGACCGCTTCGCCCGGGCGCAGGAGTGGTGGCGCACCATCACGGCGGAGGCGATCGTGCGCGACGACGTCGACGAGCCCGGCACCGGGCCGATCGCGTTCGGCTCCATGGCCTACTCGGCCGACTCGCAGACCGAGTCCGTGCTCGTCGTCCCCGAGGTCGTCGTCGGTCGCCGCGGCGGTCTGGCCTGGGTGACGACGACCACCACCGAAGCGGTCCCGGCGGCCGACGAGCCGCTGGAGCCCCAGCCCGCGCCTGCGGACCCCGGCGTGGTCACCTTCGCCGACCGCGATCTGACCAAGCAGCGGTGGGCCGACGCGGTCGAGGAGGCCGTCGCGCGGATCAACGGCGGTGACCTGGACAAGGTCGTCCTCGCGCGCTCGGTGCAGGCGACCGCTGAGGAGCGCATCGACCCCCGCTGGCTGCTGACCCGCCTGACCCAGGACTACGACACGACGTGGGTCTTTGCCGTCGACGGGCTCGTCGGAGCCACCCCCGAGATGCTCGTGCGCCTCGAGCGCGGCCTGGTCACCTCCCGCGTGCTCGCCGGCACGATCCAGCGCACCGGCGACGACAGCCACGACCTGGCACTCGCCGGCTCACTGGCCCGCAGCAGCAAGGACCTCGAGGAGCACGAGTACGCCGTGCGCTCGGTCGCCGACGCACTGACCGACCACACCTCCTCGATCAACGTGCCGGACTCCCCCTTCGTCCTGCACCTGAACAACGTGATGCACCTGGCCACGGACGTCGCGGGCGTCGTCGACGACAGCTCCACCTCGCTCGCCTTGGCCGCGTCGCTCCACCCCAGCGCTGCGGTCTGCGGCACCCCGACCACGCACGCCGACCGGGTCATCGCCGAGCTGGAGCAGATGGACCGCGGCCGGTACGCCGGACCGGTCGGCTGGATGGACGCCTCCGGTGACGGAGAGTGGGGCATCGCGCTGCGGTGCGGCTCCTACGACGCACCCAACTCCCTTCGTCTCTACGCCGGGTGCGGCATCGTCGCCGGCTCCCGGGCGCAGGACGAGGTCGCCGAGTCGGTGGCCAAGTTGCTGCCGATGCGCACGGCCCTGGGCGGCTGA
- the menD gene encoding 2-succinyl-5-enolpyruvyl-6-hydroxy-3-cyclohexene-1-carboxylic-acid synthase has product MNPSTTGARVLLDELVRLGVREIVLCPGSRSAPLAYAAHDLDVSGRARLHVRVDERSAAFLALGLAKESRRPAAVITTSGTAVANLHPAVLEAHHAAVPLLLLTADRPPELRGVGANQATDQPGLFGEHVRLALELETPHNPPRQAAAWRTAAARAWSAATGALVGAGFAGPVHLDLPYRDPLAPDAASTVRGIRERSGALEYLEPSDPIEGRPDGAPWVSLPESSPVAAGAVPPIDHDPDTLVVIGELPTAQHRSTALAWAVRHGAPVIAEPGPGTHELVLPHGAQLLAATDWVDANLPERLLVVGRPTLGRTIPALTRRRGVRVEVVTPGEPGATGWADATHTAAAVHPFAALVGDGEGREATPFARTWLEAADRVADALADPAGLDGPAVARTLHDAVPGESLILLGSSSVARDLHVGVARPRPDVHPVTSRGLAGIDGCVSTAIGLALARPRPTCALLGDLTFLHDANGLLIGPDEPVPDLTIVVVDDDGGSIFDTLEYGAVEHSGPMRRIFTTPTGTDIETLCAAHGVPATSAHTRAELAHLVERPGAGIRVIRVPVDGSTRRAAGQRTREVVAAALR; this is encoded by the coding sequence GTGAACCCCTCGACGACCGGAGCCCGCGTGCTGCTCGACGAGCTCGTCCGGCTCGGCGTGCGCGAGATCGTCCTGTGCCCGGGGTCGCGATCGGCGCCGCTGGCCTATGCCGCGCACGACCTCGACGTGTCCGGCCGGGCCCGGCTGCACGTGCGCGTCGACGAGCGCAGCGCCGCCTTCCTCGCCCTCGGCCTGGCCAAGGAGAGCCGGCGTCCGGCAGCCGTCATCACCACGAGCGGCACCGCCGTCGCCAACCTCCACCCGGCCGTCCTCGAGGCGCACCACGCAGCCGTCCCTCTCCTCCTGCTGACCGCCGATCGGCCTCCGGAGCTGCGGGGCGTCGGCGCCAACCAGGCGACTGACCAACCCGGCCTGTTCGGGGAGCACGTCCGACTCGCCCTCGAGCTGGAGACGCCGCACAACCCGCCCCGGCAGGCTGCCGCGTGGCGCACGGCTGCCGCCCGCGCGTGGTCGGCGGCCACCGGTGCGCTGGTCGGTGCCGGGTTCGCCGGGCCGGTGCACCTGGACCTGCCCTACCGTGACCCGCTCGCGCCGGACGCCGCGTCCACGGTTCGAGGTATCCGCGAGCGCTCGGGCGCGCTCGAATACCTCGAACCATCGGACCCGATCGAGGGCCGCCCGGACGGCGCGCCCTGGGTATCCCTGCCCGAGTCCTCTCCGGTCGCCGCCGGCGCGGTGCCGCCGATCGATCACGACCCGGACACCCTCGTCGTGATCGGCGAGCTGCCCACCGCCCAGCACCGCAGCACCGCTCTGGCCTGGGCGGTCCGCCACGGCGCCCCCGTCATCGCCGAGCCCGGCCCGGGCACGCACGAGCTCGTCCTGCCGCACGGCGCCCAACTGCTCGCCGCCACCGACTGGGTCGACGCGAACCTGCCGGAGCGCCTCCTGGTCGTCGGCCGACCGACCCTCGGCCGAACGATCCCCGCTCTGACCCGGCGTCGCGGCGTGCGCGTCGAGGTCGTCACTCCCGGCGAGCCCGGCGCCACCGGCTGGGCCGATGCCACGCACACGGCCGCGGCCGTCCACCCCTTCGCCGCCCTCGTCGGTGACGGGGAGGGGCGGGAGGCCACCCCCTTCGCCCGGACCTGGCTGGAGGCGGCCGACCGGGTGGCCGACGCCCTGGCCGACCCCGCCGGCCTCGATGGACCAGCCGTGGCGCGGACGCTGCACGACGCGGTGCCGGGGGAGAGCCTGATCCTCCTGGGCAGCAGCAGCGTCGCCCGTGACCTCCACGTCGGAGTCGCTCGGCCGCGGCCCGACGTGCACCCGGTGACCAGTCGGGGCCTCGCCGGCATCGACGGCTGCGTCTCGACGGCGATCGGTCTGGCGCTGGCCCGCCCCCGACCCACCTGTGCGCTGCTCGGTGACCTGACCTTCCTCCACGACGCCAACGGCCTGCTCATCGGCCCCGACGAACCCGTGCCCGACCTGACGATCGTCGTGGTCGATGACGACGGGGGCAGCATCTTCGACACCCTCGAGTACGGGGCGGTCGAGCACTCCGGGCCGATGCGGCGGATCTTCACCACGCCGACCGGCACCGACATCGAGACCCTCTGCGCGGCCCACGGGGTCCCCGCCACGAGTGCGCACACCCGAGCCGAGCTCGCCCATCTCGTCGAGCGACCCGGCGCAGGGATCCGCGTCATCCGGGTCCCGGTCGACGGCAGTACCCGACGGGCGGCGGGCCAACGGACCCGCGAGGTCGTGGCCGCAGCTCTGCGCTGA
- a CDS encoding o-succinylbenzoate synthase, giving the protein MSAPALGELLDGLHVVTLPLRTRFRGIAEREIALVRGPHGWGEFSPFVEYGPAEASRWLAATIEAAWTGWPDPVRDAVPVNATVPAVPPAEVADVLARYDGCTTAKVKVAEAGQRDADDIDRVAAVRDAMGPRGRIRVDANGGWSLTQAHDMLAALAPFELEYAEQPCADVRDLARLRVGLARSGIDVPVAADESIRKAEDPLEVARLGAADLVVVKVAPLGGVAHALEVVADCGMPAVVSSAIDSSIGLRAGVALAAALPDLDHACGLGTGVLFGADVSADPLLPVRGKLPVRDVVPDPDLLAVHAAPADRLEWWRDRLDAAFAYL; this is encoded by the coding sequence GTGAGCGCCCCCGCCCTGGGCGAGCTGCTCGACGGGCTGCACGTCGTCACCCTGCCGCTGCGCACGAGGTTCCGCGGGATCGCCGAGCGGGAGATCGCGCTGGTGCGCGGACCCCACGGGTGGGGCGAGTTCTCCCCCTTCGTCGAGTACGGCCCCGCGGAGGCGTCCCGGTGGTTGGCCGCGACCATCGAGGCCGCCTGGACGGGGTGGCCGGACCCGGTGCGTGACGCGGTACCCGTCAACGCGACCGTCCCCGCCGTCCCACCGGCCGAGGTGGCCGACGTCCTCGCCCGTTACGACGGCTGCACCACCGCCAAGGTGAAGGTCGCCGAGGCCGGCCAACGGGACGCGGACGACATCGACCGGGTCGCCGCCGTCCGTGACGCGATGGGACCGCGCGGTCGCATCCGCGTCGACGCCAACGGTGGCTGGTCCCTCACCCAGGCGCATGACATGCTCGCGGCCCTCGCTCCCTTCGAGCTGGAGTACGCCGAGCAACCCTGCGCGGACGTGCGCGACCTCGCCCGGCTGCGGGTGGGTCTGGCGCGCAGCGGCATCGACGTGCCGGTCGCCGCCGACGAGTCGATCCGCAAGGCCGAGGACCCACTCGAGGTCGCCCGGCTGGGCGCCGCCGACCTCGTCGTCGTCAAGGTCGCCCCCCTCGGCGGAGTGGCCCACGCCCTCGAGGTCGTCGCCGACTGCGGAATGCCGGCCGTCGTCTCCTCCGCCATCGACTCCAGCATCGGCCTGCGAGCCGGCGTGGCACTCGCCGCAGCGCTGCCCGACCTCGACCATGCCTGCGGTCTGGGCACCGGGGTGCTGTTCGGCGCCGATGTCAGCGCCGACCCGCTCCTGCCCGTGCGGGGGAAGCTGCCCGTGCGCGACGTGGTGCCCGACCCCGACCTGCTAGCGGTCCACGCCGCCCCCGCGGATCGGCTCGAGTGGTGGCGTGACCGCCTCGACGCAGCCTTCGCGTACCTGTGA
- a CDS encoding VOC family protein yields MALRWYQISVDSRDAAMLARWWADVLDWELGFEDEYEVNVVPPGTSEDPVDTVETWRAMPPTFVFAPVPEGKSVKNRLHIDLAPHIDQDRDELIEELLTKGASRVDVGQDPDVTWTVLADPEGNEFCVLSSRDR; encoded by the coding sequence ATGGCACTGCGCTGGTACCAGATCTCCGTGGACTCCCGGGATGCCGCGATGCTCGCCCGGTGGTGGGCCGACGTGCTCGACTGGGAGCTCGGCTTCGAGGACGAGTACGAGGTCAACGTCGTCCCTCCGGGGACGAGCGAGGACCCCGTGGACACCGTCGAGACGTGGCGCGCGATGCCACCGACCTTCGTCTTCGCGCCCGTGCCCGAGGGGAAGAGCGTGAAGAACCGCCTGCACATCGACCTCGCCCCGCACATCGACCAGGACCGGGACGAGCTGATCGAGGAGCTGCTGACCAAGGGCGCCTCGCGCGTCGATGTCGGCCAGGACCCCGACGTCACCTGGACCGTGCTCGCCGACCCGGAGGGCAACGAGTTCTGCGTGCTCTCCAGCCGCGACCGGTGA
- a CDS encoding GTP pyrophosphokinase yields the protein MASKQSTRVRRAVQRYAAGYDTLSGVTDASVALVTRMLDDAGINYLAVTGRTKSVESFATKAARRLPGGRLAHPKPLTDITDQIGVRVITYVLSDVDAVAQLLSAQLEVREDRDMGQETAEAGRFGYSSRHLLVALDGDREESGIPVGTQASVQIRTVLQHAWAEFEHDIRYKGSVSAEHGPDFDRRFTLAAGLLELADQQFTTIRDHHREELTSPAEAADDDPRISATDLAAFLAGQFTDAGWSRTDHYAWISSLLLELGITSLSELRELLRDVDVESIESRMGYRYPPGAVRRLDDALLSVYGRRYVELHGNAHRVGLLTARLMKLTG from the coding sequence ATGGCGAGCAAGCAATCGACCCGGGTCCGCAGGGCCGTCCAGCGGTATGCCGCCGGCTACGACACGCTGAGCGGCGTCACCGACGCCAGCGTCGCCCTGGTGACCAGGATGCTCGACGACGCAGGTATCAACTACCTCGCGGTGACCGGACGCACCAAGTCCGTGGAGTCCTTCGCCACCAAGGCAGCGCGGCGACTCCCCGGTGGCCGGCTGGCGCACCCGAAGCCGCTGACCGACATCACCGACCAGATCGGGGTCCGCGTCATCACCTACGTGCTCTCCGACGTCGACGCGGTCGCCCAGCTGCTGTCCGCCCAGCTCGAGGTGCGTGAGGACCGGGACATGGGTCAGGAGACGGCGGAGGCCGGGCGGTTCGGCTACTCCAGTCGGCATCTCCTGGTCGCCCTCGACGGGGATCGCGAGGAGTCGGGGATCCCCGTGGGGACCCAGGCATCGGTCCAGATCCGCACCGTCCTTCAGCACGCCTGGGCGGAGTTCGAGCACGACATCCGCTACAAGGGGTCCGTCAGTGCGGAGCACGGCCCCGACTTCGATCGCCGATTCACCCTCGCGGCGGGACTCCTCGAGCTGGCCGACCAGCAATTCACCACCATCCGTGACCACCACCGCGAGGAGCTGACCTCGCCTGCCGAGGCCGCCGACGATGACCCGCGGATCAGTGCCACCGACCTCGCCGCCTTCCTCGCGGGCCAGTTCACCGACGCCGGCTGGTCCCGCACCGATCACTACGCGTGGATCAGCAGCCTGCTGCTCGAGCTGGGCATCACCTCGCTGTCCGAGCTGCGTGAGCTCCTGCGGGACGTCGATGTCGAGTCCATCGAGTCACGGATGGGATATCGCTACCCGCCGGGCGCGGTCCGTCGTCTCGATGACGCCCTCCTGTCGGTGTACGGCCGGCGATACGTCGAACTCCACGGCAATGCCCACCGGGTCGGCCTGCTCACCGCGCGGCTGATGAAGCTCACCGGCTGA
- a CDS encoding oxidoreductase gives MSTSPVALVTGASSGIGEACAIALATAGWTVVGAARRLDRLEPLRAKGVVPHGVDVTDDASMVTLVDDVIADHGRIDVLVNNAGYSVFGAVEDVPVDVARRQLEVNVLGVSRMSQLVLPYMRAAGAGRIINIASVAGQVSEPLGGWYHASKYAVEALSDAMRMELAPHGVQVSIIEPGAIRTEFGDIAADSLAEHSGSGAYAAQARRMARAHERMFGVDAADVSVVVKAILHAATATRPRARYQVPASARAMVAATKVTPTVVMDAAMGRMFGTSRT, from the coding sequence ATGAGCACCTCCCCCGTCGCCCTGGTCACCGGCGCCTCCTCGGGCATCGGCGAAGCCTGCGCCATCGCCCTCGCCACAGCGGGATGGACGGTCGTCGGCGCGGCCCGACGCCTCGACCGCCTCGAGCCCCTGCGGGCGAAGGGGGTCGTCCCCCACGGCGTCGACGTCACCGACGACGCGTCGATGGTCACCCTCGTCGACGACGTCATCGCCGACCACGGCCGCATCGACGTGCTGGTCAACAACGCCGGCTACTCGGTCTTCGGCGCGGTCGAGGACGTCCCCGTCGACGTCGCCCGTCGCCAGCTCGAGGTCAACGTCCTGGGGGTCTCCCGGATGAGCCAGCTCGTCCTGCCGTACATGCGCGCCGCCGGTGCGGGGCGGATCATCAACATCGCCTCGGTCGCCGGTCAGGTGAGTGAGCCGCTCGGCGGTTGGTACCACGCGAGCAAGTACGCCGTGGAGGCCCTCAGCGACGCGATGCGCATGGAGCTGGCCCCGCACGGGGTGCAGGTCTCGATCATCGAACCGGGCGCCATCCGCACCGAGTTCGGTGACATCGCCGCGGACTCCCTCGCCGAGCACTCCGGCTCCGGGGCCTACGCCGCGCAGGCACGCCGGATGGCCCGGGCGCACGAGCGGATGTTCGGGGTCGATGCCGCGGACGTCTCCGTGGTCGTCAAGGCGATCCTCCACGCGGCCACCGCCACGCGGCCCCGGGCGCGCTACCAGGTGCCGGCGAGTGCGCGGGCGATGGTGGCCGCGACGAAGGTGACCCCCACAGTGGTCATGGACGCGGCGATGGGGCGAATGTTCGGGACCAGCCGGACCTGA
- a CDS encoding 1,4-dihydroxy-2-naphthoyl-CoA synthase: MSALDNVSETFDPQAWEVVPGFEDLTDLTYHRAKELGCVRIAFDRPEILNAFRPHTVDELYRVLDHARQSPDVGVVLLTGNGPTPREGSSATTQGWSFCTGGDQRIRGRSGYQYASDPTGDDSVAGIDERRVKAEGGRLHILEVQRLIRTMPKVVIALVGGWAAGGGHSLHVVCDMTIASQHARFKQTDADVGSFDGGYGSAYLAKMVGQKRAREIFFLGRAYTAADAYEWGAVNAVVDHAELETEALTMAREIMAKSPTAIRMVKFALNLTDDGLTGQQVFAGEATRLAYMTDEAVEGRDQFLDKREPDWSPFPWYF, encoded by the coding sequence GTGAGTGCACTGGACAACGTCAGCGAGACCTTCGACCCGCAGGCCTGGGAGGTGGTCCCCGGCTTCGAGGACCTCACCGACCTCACCTACCACCGCGCCAAGGAGCTCGGCTGCGTGCGGATCGCCTTCGACCGCCCGGAGATCCTCAACGCCTTCCGGCCGCACACGGTCGACGAGCTCTACCGGGTGCTCGACCACGCCCGCCAGAGCCCCGACGTGGGCGTCGTCCTGCTCACCGGCAACGGCCCCACCCCGCGCGAGGGCAGCAGTGCGACGACACAGGGCTGGTCGTTCTGCACCGGCGGCGACCAGCGCATCCGCGGCCGCTCGGGGTACCAGTACGCGTCCGACCCGACCGGTGACGACTCCGTCGCGGGCATCGACGAGCGGCGGGTCAAGGCCGAAGGGGGCCGCCTGCACATCCTCGAGGTGCAGCGCCTCATCCGCACCATGCCCAAGGTCGTCATCGCCCTCGTCGGTGGCTGGGCCGCCGGTGGTGGGCACTCGCTGCACGTCGTGTGCGACATGACGATCGCCAGCCAGCACGCCCGGTTCAAGCAGACCGACGCCGACGTGGGCTCCTTCGACGGCGGGTACGGCAGCGCCTACCTGGCGAAGATGGTCGGCCAGAAGCGCGCCCGCGAGATCTTCTTCCTCGGCCGCGCCTACACCGCTGCGGATGCCTACGAGTGGGGCGCGGTGAACGCGGTCGTCGACCACGCGGAGCTCGAGACCGAGGCGCTGACGATGGCCCGCGAGATCATGGCCAAGTCGCCGACTGCCATCCGGATGGTCAAGTTCGCGCTCAACCTCACCGACGACGGGCTCACGGGCCAGCAGGTCTTCGCCGGCGAGGCGACCCGGCTGGCGTACATGACCGACGAGGCCGTCGAGGGGCGTGACCAGTTCCTCGACAAGCGTGAGCCGGACTGGTCGCCCTTCCCCTGGTACTTCTGA